In the Solibacillus sp. FSL K6-1523 genome, one interval contains:
- a CDS encoding ATP synthase subunit I, with translation MLDLHQVFALQKKALFFLLAICALGWGFSPYELIFAGIALGAFFGTYNFWILVRRMEKFDRSISEGTKVASIGTALRFGSGVAAVAIAISLPQYFHLISTVIGLMIPYIFLVIERIVHHIKNH, from the coding sequence ATGCTAGATTTGCATCAAGTTTTTGCTTTGCAGAAGAAAGCGTTATTTTTTTTGCTTGCTATTTGTGCTTTAGGCTGGGGATTTTCACCATATGAATTGATATTTGCCGGTATAGCCTTGGGTGCGTTCTTTGGTACGTATAACTTTTGGATATTAGTTCGACGTATGGAAAAATTTGACCGTTCCATTAGTGAAGGGACAAAAGTAGCATCTATTGGTACGGCATTACGCTTCGGATCAGGTGTTGCCGCAGTCGCAATCGCAATATCGTTGCCACAATATTTCCACTTAATAAGCACGGTCATTGGTCTGATGATTCCGTACATCTTTTTAGTAATAGAAAGAATCGTACATCATATAAAAAACCATTAA
- the atpF gene encoding F0F1 ATP synthase subunit B produces MFLDYLVLGAGASKINLGDVLATLVIFLGLMMLLKKFAWGPLMGIMQEREELVATGIDAAEKAKKETQALLEQQKSLLKEARTEAQSIIEGAKKQGEATREEIVSTARAEANRLKEAAVRDIEAEKEKAIAAVREEVVSLSVLAASKVLGKEISEEDNSALIKETIAKAGEAK; encoded by the coding sequence GTGTTTTTAGATTATCTTGTACTAGGTGCAGGTGCTAGCAAAATCAACTTAGGTGATGTTTTAGCAACACTAGTTATTTTCTTAGGTTTAATGATGCTTCTTAAAAAGTTCGCTTGGGGTCCTTTAATGGGAATCATGCAAGAACGTGAAGAATTAGTTGCAACAGGTATTGATGCAGCTGAGAAAGCTAAAAAAGAAACGCAAGCACTATTAGAACAACAAAAGAGCCTTCTTAAAGAAGCTCGTACGGAAGCACAATCAATTATTGAAGGTGCTAAAAAGCAAGGCGAAGCAACACGCGAAGAAATCGTGTCAACTGCACGTGCTGAAGCAAACCGTTTAAAAGAAGCTGCTGTACGTGATATCGAAGCAGAAAAAGAAAAAGCAATCGCTGCTGTACGTGAAGAAGTAGTTTCACTATCAGTACTTGCTGCGTCTAAAGTTCTTGGAAAAGAAATTTCAGAAGAGGACAACAGCGCATTAATTAAAGAAACGATTGCGAAGGCAGGCGAAGCGAAATGA
- the atpG gene encoding ATP synthase F1 subunit gamma — translation MVNLREIKGRINSTKSTKQITKAMQMVSSSKLRRAEHNAKSYVPYMEKIQEVVGAIASGTKDSGHPMLISRPVKKTAYLVIGSDRGLAGAYNSSILREVQSTIDQRHKSKDEYVILAVGRVVRDYFVKRDHNVIAEVVALPDQPTFADIKEIARNAVGMFIDGTYDELHMYYNHFVSAITNEVTATKVLPLTDIAPAAGTASYEFEPSGEAILEVLLPQYAESLIYGAILDGKASEHSARMTAMKNATDNADDRISELSLQYNRARQAAITQEITEIVGGAAALE, via the coding sequence GTGGTAAACTTACGCGAAATCAAAGGTCGTATAAATTCGACAAAGTCAACGAAACAAATTACGAAAGCGATGCAGATGGTTTCTTCTTCAAAGTTACGTCGTGCAGAGCATAACGCTAAGTCATATGTACCTTACATGGAAAAAATCCAAGAAGTAGTGGGCGCAATCGCATCAGGTACGAAAGACAGTGGACATCCAATGTTAATCTCTCGTCCTGTTAAGAAAACAGCTTACTTAGTTATCGGGTCGGACCGTGGTCTTGCAGGTGCTTACAACTCAAGTATCCTTCGAGAAGTTCAAAGTACAATTGACCAACGTCATAAGTCTAAAGACGAATACGTTATTTTAGCAGTTGGTCGTGTTGTTCGTGATTACTTTGTAAAACGTGATCATAACGTTATCGCTGAGGTGGTTGCTCTACCAGACCAACCAACTTTTGCTGATATTAAAGAAATCGCCCGTAATGCTGTTGGTATGTTCATTGATGGTACTTATGATGAACTTCATATGTATTACAATCACTTTGTCAGCGCAATTACTAACGAAGTGACTGCAACAAAAGTTCTTCCATTAACTGATATTGCACCAGCTGCAGGTACAGCTTCGTATGAATTCGAGCCATCTGGTGAAGCAATTCTAGAAGTATTACTTCCACAATATGCGGAAAGCCTAATTTATGGGGCAATATTAGACGGAAAAGCAAGTGAACATTCAGCGCGTATGACTGCTATGAAAAATGCAACAGATAATGCAGATGACCGTATTTCTGAACTATCATTGCAATATAACCGTGCACGTCAAGCGGCGATTACACAAGAAATTACAGAAATCGTTGGTGGAGCTGCAGCCTTAGAATAG
- the atpA gene encoding F0F1 ATP synthase subunit alpha, producing MGIKAEEISSLIKKQIENYESELKVSEVGTVITVGDGIARAHGLDNAMAGELLEFSNGVMGMAQNLEEGNVGIIILGPFADIKEGDEVRRTGRIMQVPVGEELIGRVVNPLGQPVDGLGPINTTNSRPIESPAFGVMARKSVHEPLQTGIKAIDALVPIGRGQRELIIGDRQVGKTSVAIDTILNQQGEDMICIYVAIGQKESTVRGVVETFRKNGALDYTIVVTASASQPAPLLYLAPFAGVSMAEEFMLQGKHVLIVYDDLSKQASAYRELSLLLRRPPGREAYPGDVFYLHSRLLERAAKLNETYKNGSITALPFVETQAGDIAAYIPTNVISITDGQIFLQSDLFNSGVRPAINAGLSVSRVGGSAQIKAMKKVAGTLRLDLAAFRELESFAQFGSDLDKITLAKLERGKRTVEVLKQDLNKPLKVEKQVAILYALTKGHLDDIPVQDIVRFERDFLSWLETNHTNVLDHVRTTKELAPDAEYVAALTEFKKTFAKSE from the coding sequence ATGGGCATCAAAGCTGAAGAAATCAGCAGTCTGATTAAAAAACAGATCGAAAATTACGAATCTGAGCTTAAAGTAAGCGAAGTTGGTACTGTAATCACAGTTGGTGACGGTATCGCTCGTGCTCATGGCCTCGACAACGCCATGGCTGGAGAGCTTTTAGAGTTCTCAAACGGTGTTATGGGTATGGCACAAAACTTAGAAGAAGGTAACGTAGGTATCATTATTCTAGGGCCATTCGCAGACATCAAAGAAGGCGATGAAGTTCGTCGTACAGGTCGTATCATGCAAGTACCAGTTGGTGAAGAACTAATTGGTCGTGTTGTAAACCCACTTGGTCAACCAGTTGACGGTTTAGGTCCAATCAACACAACAAATTCTCGTCCAATCGAAAGTCCAGCTTTCGGTGTAATGGCTCGTAAATCAGTTCATGAACCATTACAAACAGGTATTAAAGCAATTGACGCTTTAGTTCCAATCGGCCGTGGTCAACGTGAGTTAATCATCGGTGACCGTCAAGTAGGTAAAACTTCTGTAGCAATCGATACAATCTTAAACCAACAAGGTGAAGATATGATTTGTATCTATGTTGCAATCGGTCAAAAAGAATCAACTGTACGTGGTGTAGTTGAAACTTTCCGTAAAAACGGTGCATTAGACTACACAATCGTAGTTACAGCATCTGCTTCTCAACCAGCTCCATTATTATACCTTGCTCCTTTCGCAGGTGTATCAATGGCTGAAGAGTTCATGTTACAAGGTAAACACGTTTTAATCGTGTATGATGACTTATCTAAACAAGCATCAGCTTACCGTGAACTTTCATTACTATTACGTCGTCCTCCAGGTCGTGAAGCTTACCCAGGTGACGTATTCTACTTACACTCACGTTTATTAGAGCGTGCAGCGAAGTTAAATGAAACTTACAAAAACGGTTCTATCACAGCGTTACCGTTCGTTGAAACACAAGCAGGCGATATCGCAGCTTACATCCCAACAAACGTTATCTCTATTACTGATGGACAAATTTTCTTACAATCTGACTTATTCAACTCTGGTGTACGTCCAGCAATCAACGCTGGTTTATCAGTATCACGTGTAGGTGGTTCTGCTCAAATCAAAGCGATGAAAAAAGTAGCTGGTACATTACGTCTTGACTTAGCAGCGTTCCGTGAATTAGAGTCATTCGCTCAATTCGGTTCTGACTTAGATAAAATTACTTTAGCTAAATTAGAGCGTGGTAAACGTACTGTTGAGGTTTTAAAACAAGACTTAAACAAACCACTTAAAGTTGAAAAACAAGTTGCGATTCTATATGCATTAACTAAAGGTCACTTAGATGATATTCCAGTACAAGACATCGTTCGTTTTGAGCGTGACTTCTTAAGCTGGTTAGAAACAAACCACACTAACGTTTTAGATCATGTTCGTACTACAAAAGAACTTGCTCCAGACGCAGAGTACGTAGCAGCTCTTACTGAGTTCAAAAAAACTTTCGCAAAATCTGAGTAA
- a CDS encoding DUF1146 family protein: MENLYMQAGQQALVSVAAYIVFIGISFYALQGIRIEQLFKKGKTFQIQLFYIVMSITIGSTVADFFINFTNWSQKITYIFN, encoded by the coding sequence ATGGAAAATCTTTATATGCAGGCGGGTCAACAGGCATTAGTAAGTGTAGCAGCATATATTGTATTCATAGGTATTTCTTTTTATGCATTACAAGGTATTCGAATTGAACAATTATTTAAAAAGGGGAAAACCTTCCAAATCCAACTATTTTATATTGTCATGAGTATTACAATTGGATCGACAGTGGCAGATTTTTTCATTAACTTTACAAATTGGTCCCAAAAAATTACGTATATTTTCAATTAA
- a CDS encoding F0F1 ATP synthase subunit epsilon, whose translation MKTVTVNIVTPDGPVYDSEVSMVVAKTTSGEIGVLAGHIPTVAPLAIGAVKLKKADGSTELAAVSGGFIEVRPDKISILAPSAEVASTIDIARAKEALARAEERVQKQKTDNIDFKRADLSLKRALNRINVHQGNI comes from the coding sequence ATGAAGACAGTAACAGTCAACATTGTCACTCCCGACGGCCCAGTATACGATTCAGAAGTATCAATGGTAGTCGCTAAAACAACTTCAGGCGAAATTGGTGTTCTTGCTGGACACATTCCAACGGTTGCTCCTTTAGCAATCGGCGCTGTAAAGTTGAAAAAGGCAGATGGTTCTACTGAACTAGCTGCTGTTAGCGGTGGTTTTATTGAAGTACGTCCTGACAAAATTTCAATTTTAGCACCTTCAGCTGAAGTGGCTTCAACAATTGATATTGCTCGAGCTAAAGAAGCTTTAGCTCGTGCTGAGGAACGCGTTCAAAAACAAAAAACCGACAACATTGATTTCAAACGTGCTGATTTATCATTAAAACGTGCGTTGAATCGTATCAACGTTCATCAGGGTAACATCTAA
- the upp gene encoding uracil phosphoribosyltransferase, whose translation MSKVFVFDHPLIQHKLTYIRDKNTGTKEFRELVDEVATLMAFEITRELPLKEIEIDTPVTTAKAKVLSGKKMAIVPILRAGIGMVDGVLKLIPAAKVGHIGLYRDPVTLKPIEYYAKLPADVEERNFIIVDPMLATGGSAVEAINSLKKRGAKSIKFMCLIAAPEGVEEIQKQHNDVDIYIAALDEKLDEHGYIVPGLGDAGDRLFGTK comes from the coding sequence GTGAGCAAAGTATTCGTATTTGACCACCCATTAATTCAACATAAGTTAACTTATATTCGAGATAAAAATACAGGTACAAAAGAATTCCGTGAATTAGTTGACGAAGTAGCAACATTAATGGCATTCGAAATTACACGTGAATTACCATTAAAAGAAATCGAAATCGACACACCGGTAACAACTGCGAAAGCAAAAGTTTTATCAGGCAAAAAGATGGCCATTGTTCCGATTTTACGCGCAGGTATCGGCATGGTAGATGGTGTTTTAAAATTAATTCCAGCTGCAAAAGTAGGTCATATCGGACTTTATCGTGATCCAGTAACTTTAAAACCAATCGAGTACTATGCAAAATTACCAGCAGATGTGGAAGAGCGTAACTTTATTATTGTAGACCCAATGCTTGCAACGGGTGGATCAGCAGTAGAAGCGATTAATTCACTGAAAAAACGCGGTGCAAAAAGCATTAAATTCATGTGCTTAATCGCAGCTCCTGAAGGTGTAGAAGAAATTCAAAAGCAACATAATGATGTAGATATTTACATCGCTGCATTAGATGAAAAATTAGACGAACACGGTTATATCGTTCCAGGTTTAGGTGACGCTGGAGACCGTTTATTCGGAACAAAATAA
- the atpD gene encoding F0F1 ATP synthase subunit beta: MNKGYVLQVMGPVVDVKFSNGQLPEINNSLTVTIERPGEAATSLALEVALHLGDDAVRTIAMSSTDGLQRGAEVTDSGKPISVPVGQATLGRVFNVLGEVIDLGEEIPADVRRDSIHREAPKFDELSTTVEILETGIKVVDLLAPYIKGGKIGLFGGAGVGKTVLIQELINNIAQEHSGISVFAGVGERTREGNDLFFEMTDSGVIKQTAMVFGQMNEPPGARMRVALTGLTMAEYFRDEDGADVLLFIDNIFRFTQAGSEVSALLGRMPSAVGYQPTLATEMGKLQERITSTTKGSVTSIQAIYVPADDYTDPAPATTFAHLDATTNLERKLSEMGIYPAVDPLASTSRALSPEIVGPEHYEVATRVQRTIQRYRELQDIIAILGMDELSDEDRQTVDRARRIQFFLSQNFHVAEQFTGQKGSYVPVKNTVSSFKEILEGKYDHLPEDAFRLVGGIEDVLQKAKDMGVEV; encoded by the coding sequence ATGAACAAAGGATACGTTCTTCAAGTAATGGGTCCAGTAGTAGACGTTAAGTTCTCTAATGGTCAATTACCAGAAATTAATAACTCATTAACAGTTACAATCGAACGTCCAGGCGAAGCAGCAACATCTCTTGCATTAGAAGTTGCGTTACACCTAGGCGACGACGCTGTTCGTACAATTGCAATGTCATCTACTGATGGCTTACAACGTGGAGCAGAAGTAACAGACTCAGGAAAACCAATTTCAGTACCAGTAGGTCAAGCAACATTAGGTCGTGTATTCAACGTACTTGGTGAAGTAATTGACTTAGGTGAAGAAATTCCAGCTGACGTTCGTCGTGATTCAATTCACCGCGAAGCGCCAAAATTTGATGAATTATCAACTACTGTTGAAATCCTTGAAACAGGTATCAAAGTAGTAGACTTATTAGCACCTTACATCAAAGGTGGTAAAATCGGTCTATTCGGTGGTGCCGGCGTAGGTAAAACAGTATTAATCCAAGAATTAATTAATAACATCGCACAAGAACACTCAGGTATTTCTGTATTCGCAGGTGTAGGTGAGCGTACTCGTGAAGGTAATGACTTATTCTTCGAGATGACGGATTCAGGCGTTATTAAACAAACAGCGATGGTATTCGGTCAAATGAACGAGCCACCAGGCGCACGTATGCGTGTAGCTTTAACTGGTTTAACAATGGCAGAATACTTCCGTGATGAAGATGGTGCAGACGTACTATTATTCATCGACAATATTTTCCGTTTCACTCAAGCAGGTTCTGAAGTATCAGCGCTATTAGGTCGTATGCCTTCAGCGGTAGGTTACCAACCAACACTTGCTACTGAAATGGGTAAATTACAAGAACGTATTACATCTACTACAAAAGGTTCTGTAACTTCTATCCAAGCGATCTATGTACCAGCCGATGACTATACTGACCCGGCTCCGGCTACAACTTTCGCTCACTTAGATGCAACAACAAACCTTGAGCGTAAATTATCTGAGATGGGTATTTACCCAGCGGTTGACCCATTAGCTTCGACTTCTCGTGCTTTATCACCAGAAATCGTAGGCCCAGAGCATTACGAAGTAGCGACAAGAGTTCAACGTACAATCCAACGTTACCGTGAGTTACAAGATATCATCGCCATCTTAGGTATGGATGAGTTATCTGATGAAGATAGACAAACAGTAGACCGTGCTCGTCGTATTCAGTTCTTCTTATCTCAAAACTTCCACGTAGCGGAGCAATTTACAGGTCAAAAAGGTTCATACGTACCAGTTAAAAATACTGTAAGCTCATTCAAGGAAATCCTTGAAGGCAAGTATGACCATTTACCAGAGGATGCATTCCGTTTAGTTGGTGGCATTGAAGACGTATTACAAAAAGCTAAAGATATGGGCGTTGAAGTTTAA
- the atpB gene encoding F0F1 ATP synthase subunit A, with protein MNHTAPEAHLDLGFMTLTFNLSTVMMLLISATIVFLIAFISTRKLALKPTGMQNVMEWIMDFVKGIIKSNMDWKTGGRFHILGITLIMFIAVSNLIGLPLGGIAYGTDLWWKSPTADPVVTMTLAAMILVLTQYYGVKMQGTGGYAKTFFQPMSFMFPLKIIEEFANTLTLGLRLYGNIYAGEILIGLIAGLAASGTVFGFVGAVVPMMAWQGFSIFIGFIQAFIFTMLTMVYMAHKVSTDH; from the coding sequence ATGAATCATACAGCTCCAGAGGCCCATTTGGATTTAGGCTTTATGACACTTACGTTCAATTTATCTACAGTAATGATGCTTTTAATATCTGCTACTATTGTATTTTTAATCGCGTTTATCTCAACACGTAAACTTGCGTTAAAACCTACGGGTATGCAAAACGTCATGGAATGGATAATGGATTTCGTGAAGGGCATTATTAAGAGTAACATGGACTGGAAAACAGGTGGTCGCTTCCACATTCTAGGTATTACACTGATTATGTTCATTGCCGTTTCGAACTTAATTGGTTTACCATTAGGTGGTATCGCATATGGGACAGACTTATGGTGGAAATCGCCAACAGCTGACCCAGTAGTTACAATGACATTAGCAGCAATGATTTTAGTTTTAACACAGTACTACGGTGTGAAAATGCAAGGTACAGGTGGTTATGCTAAAACATTCTTCCAACCAATGTCATTCATGTTCCCGTTAAAAATTATCGAGGAGTTCGCAAATACGCTTACACTCGGTCTACGTCTTTACGGTAACATTTATGCGGGTGAGATTTTAATCGGTCTTATCGCAGGTTTAGCCGCTTCAGGCACAGTATTTGGCTTCGTTGGTGCAGTTGTACCGATGATGGCATGGCAAGGATTCTCGATCTTCATCGGGTTTATCCAAGCTTTCATTTTCACTATGTTAACGATGGTATACATGGCTCATAAAGTGAGTACAGACCATTAA
- the murA gene encoding UDP-N-acetylglucosamine 1-carboxyvinyltransferase has protein sequence MERIIVTGGQTLKGTVRVEGAKNAVLPILAASLLASKDKNRITDVPNLADVSTISEVLKSVNATVEYNVAQNEMIIDASAELSSEAQFEFVSKMRASILVMGSLLARNGFARVALPGGCAIGSRPIELHLKGFEAMGAKISFGHGYVEAKVEDKLKGAEIYLDFPSVGATENIMTAAALAEGITIIENAAKEPEIVDLANFINGMGGRVIGAGTDTIRIEGVKALKGCEHAIIPDRIEAGTFMVAAAITRGDIFIENAVPEHMVALIAKMREMGVEIIEEGEGLRVRAKDPIKAVDIKTMPHPGFPTDMQSQLMALMLTAKGTSIITETVFENRFMHVEEFRRMNAEAKIEGRSVFIEGEKNLQGAEVSATDLRAAAALILTGLVSEGVTRVTKLHHLDRGYVDFHKKLAALGANIERVQTDEQINELAAESNIVNA, from the coding sequence GTGGAGAGAATTATTGTTACAGGGGGCCAAACATTAAAGGGAACAGTGCGAGTAGAAGGCGCGAAAAACGCTGTATTACCTATCTTGGCTGCATCTCTTTTAGCTTCTAAAGATAAAAATAGAATTACAGATGTTCCGAACTTAGCTGATGTAAGTACAATCAGTGAAGTATTAAAAAGCGTAAATGCAACAGTAGAATATAATGTAGCACAAAATGAAATGATTATAGATGCTTCCGCAGAACTTTCAAGTGAAGCGCAATTTGAATTTGTCAGTAAAATGCGCGCATCGATTTTAGTAATGGGTTCTTTACTTGCACGCAATGGTTTTGCGCGAGTAGCATTACCAGGTGGCTGTGCAATTGGATCACGTCCGATTGAACTGCATTTAAAAGGCTTTGAAGCAATGGGGGCTAAAATCTCTTTTGGTCACGGTTATGTAGAAGCAAAGGTCGAGGACAAATTAAAAGGTGCTGAAATTTACTTAGATTTCCCTAGCGTTGGTGCAACAGAAAATATTATGACAGCTGCAGCACTTGCAGAAGGCATAACGATTATTGAAAACGCCGCAAAAGAACCGGAAATTGTAGATTTAGCAAACTTTATTAATGGTATGGGTGGCCGTGTCATTGGTGCCGGTACAGATACAATCCGTATTGAAGGGGTTAAAGCATTAAAAGGTTGCGAACATGCAATTATCCCAGACCGTATTGAAGCAGGTACATTTATGGTAGCCGCGGCAATTACACGCGGTGATATATTCATAGAAAATGCTGTACCAGAGCATATGGTGGCATTAATTGCAAAAATGCGTGAAATGGGTGTCGAAATTATAGAAGAGGGCGAGGGATTGCGCGTCCGTGCCAAGGACCCAATCAAAGCAGTAGATATTAAAACGATGCCGCATCCAGGTTTCCCGACAGATATGCAGTCTCAGCTAATGGCATTAATGCTTACAGCGAAAGGCACAAGTATCATTACAGAAACAGTATTTGAAAATCGATTCATGCATGTCGAAGAATTCCGTCGCATGAATGCTGAAGCAAAAATCGAAGGGCGTTCTGTTTTCATTGAAGGTGAGAAGAACCTACAAGGTGCAGAAGTATCGGCAACTGATTTACGCGCAGCAGCAGCACTTATACTAACTGGTTTAGTTTCTGAGGGTGTTACACGCGTTACAAAGCTTCATCACTTAGACCGAGGCTATGTTGACTTCCATAAGAAATTAGCAGCATTAGGTGCCAATATAGAGCGTGTGCAAACCGATGAACAAATCAACGAGCTAGCAGCAGAATCAAACATTGTAAATGCATAA
- a CDS encoding F0F1 ATP synthase subunit delta yields the protein MSQSTVAKRYAQALFELSAGQNTVAEVSSDLKELVKVIETDEEFVLLLKAPKISATRKKELVAELLSGAQPAVINMISILIDKKRIDEATNVAEAFQFLAADAQGAADAKVFSTRALTDAERTEISVAFGKLVGKEKLNITNEIDPSLIGGVRVQIGNYIYDSTVTSKLEGLKRILVG from the coding sequence ATGAGTCAATCGACTGTAGCGAAGCGTTATGCTCAAGCTCTATTTGAATTATCTGCCGGGCAAAACACTGTTGCAGAAGTAAGTTCAGATTTAAAGGAACTTGTAAAAGTAATTGAAACGGACGAAGAGTTCGTTTTATTACTAAAAGCACCTAAAATCTCAGCTACTCGCAAAAAAGAACTTGTTGCAGAACTTTTATCTGGTGCACAACCAGCTGTAATCAATATGATTTCTATTTTAATCGATAAAAAACGTATTGACGAAGCTACAAATGTAGCAGAAGCATTCCAATTTTTAGCGGCTGACGCGCAAGGCGCAGCTGACGCAAAAGTATTCTCGACACGTGCATTAACAGATGCAGAGCGCACAGAAATTTCTGTAGCATTCGGCAAATTAGTGGGCAAAGAGAAATTAAACATTACAAACGAAATCGACCCATCTCTAATCGGTGGTGTACGAGTTCAAATCGGCAACTACATTTACGACAGCACTGTAACATCTAAGTTAGAGGGTTTAAAACGTATTTTAGTTGGTTAA
- the atpE gene encoding F0F1 ATP synthase subunit C — MTGSIGLLAAAIAIGLAALGAGIGNGLIVSKTVEGIARQPEARGALQTVMFIGVALVEALPIIAVVVAFIVMNQ; from the coding sequence ATGACAGGTTCAATAGGTTTATTAGCAGCAGCAATCGCAATTGGTTTAGCAGCACTAGGTGCAGGTATTGGTAACGGTTTAATCGTTTCAAAAACAGTAGAAGGTATCGCTCGTCAACCAGAAGCACGTGGCGCACTTCAAACTGTAATGTTCATCGGGGTTGCATTAGTAGAAGCATTACCGATCATCGCAGTAGTAGTAGCATTCATCGTAATGAACCAATAG
- the wecB gene encoding non-hydrolyzing UDP-N-acetylglucosamine 2-epimerase: MTKKIKVMTIFGTRPEAIKMAPLVLELQKHPEKIESIVTVTAQHRQMLDQVLETFEITPNFDLNIMKDRQTLVDVATNALIGLDKVMKEAKPDIVLVHGDTATTFVGSLAAFYNQIAIGHVEAGLRTGQKYSPYPEEMNRQLTGVMADFHFSPTEQSRDNLLKENKPAEAIYVTGNTAIDALKTTVRESYTHPVLEQIGADRMILLTAHRRENLGEPMRNMFRAIMRLLAEHDDIQVVYPVHMNPAVREIANEILGDNPRVHLIEPLEVFDFHNFAARSYMILTDSGGVQEEAPSLGKPVLVLRDTTERPEGIAAGTLKLAGTDEEVIYTMAKELLTDKEAYEKMAHASNPYGDGFASQRIVEALLKLMK, from the coding sequence ATGACAAAAAAAATAAAAGTAATGACTATTTTTGGTACGCGTCCAGAAGCGATTAAAATGGCACCACTTGTATTGGAATTACAAAAACATCCTGAAAAAATCGAATCAATTGTAACGGTAACAGCGCAACATCGCCAAATGTTAGACCAAGTGTTAGAAACATTTGAAATTACACCTAATTTTGATTTAAATATTATGAAAGACCGCCAAACTTTAGTTGATGTAGCGACAAATGCTTTAATCGGTTTAGATAAGGTTATGAAAGAAGCGAAACCGGATATTGTATTAGTACATGGTGACACGGCGACGACATTTGTAGGCAGTTTAGCAGCCTTTTACAATCAAATTGCAATCGGTCATGTTGAGGCGGGATTACGCACAGGGCAAAAATATTCGCCATATCCAGAAGAGATGAACCGTCAACTGACAGGTGTAATGGCGGACTTCCACTTTTCACCGACAGAGCAGTCACGTGACAATTTACTAAAAGAAAATAAACCAGCCGAAGCGATTTATGTAACAGGAAACACAGCGATTGATGCATTAAAAACAACGGTTCGGGAAAGTTATACACATCCCGTATTAGAACAAATCGGTGCGGATCGCATGATTTTATTAACAGCACACCGCCGTGAAAATTTAGGGGAGCCGATGCGCAATATGTTCCGTGCGATTATGCGCCTATTAGCGGAGCATGATGATATTCAAGTCGTGTACCCTGTGCACATGAATCCAGCTGTTCGTGAAATTGCCAATGAAATTTTAGGCGACAACCCACGTGTACATTTAATCGAACCGCTTGAAGTGTTTGATTTCCATAATTTCGCAGCGCGTTCTTATATGATCTTAACGGATTCAGGTGGGGTGCAAGAAGAGGCACCATCATTAGGGAAACCTGTGTTAGTACTACGTGATACAACCGAGCGCCCAGAAGGAATTGCAGCTGGAACATTAAAGTTAGCAGGTACAGACGAAGAAGTGATTTACACAATGGCGAAAGAATTATTAACGGATAAAGAAGCATATGAAAAAATGGCCCATGCTTCAAACCCATATGGCGACGGATTTGCTTCACAAAGAATCGTAGAAGCATTACTGAAATTAATGAAATAG